Proteins encoded by one window of Cannabis sativa cultivar Pink pepper isolate KNU-18-1 chromosome 4, ASM2916894v1, whole genome shotgun sequence:
- the LOC115714060 gene encoding ubiquitin carboxyl-terminal hydrolase 3, with protein sequence MGAAGSKLEKALGDQFPEGERYFGLENFGNTCYCNSVLQALYFCVPFREQLLEYYSNTKSIGDAEENLLTCLADLFSQISSQKKKTGVIAPKRFVQRLKKQNELFRSYMHQDAHEFLNFLLNELVDILEKEAQATKSDKESLSPPDTVANGPRNGQVNGTQKEPLVTWVHKNFQGLLTNETRCLRCETVTARDETFFDLSLDIEQNSSITSCLKNFSSTETLNAEDKFFCDKCCSLQEAQKRMKIKKPPHILVIHLKRFKYIEQLGRYKKLSYRVVFPLELKLSNTVEDADSEYSLFAVVVHVGSGPNHGHYVSLVKSHNHWLFFDDENVEMIDESAVQTFFGSAQEYSSNTDHGYILFYESLGSSNKS encoded by the exons ATGGGTGCTGCGGGTTCCAAACTCGAGAAAGCTCTGGGTGACCAATTTCCCGAAGGCGAGCGATACTTTGGCCTTGAGAATTTCGGCAACACTTGCTACTGTAATAGCGTTTTGCAG GCACTATATTTTTGTGTTCCATTTCGCGAACAGTTGTTAGAATACTATTCGAATACCAAAAGTATTGGGGATGCAGAAGAAAATCTCTTGACGTGTTTAGCTGATTTGTTTAGCCAG ATAAGTTCACAGAAGAAGAAAACGGGGGTCATTGCTCCTAAGCGCTTTGTACAGAGGTTGAAAAAACAAAATGAACTTTTCCGTAGCTACATGCACcag GATGCCCACGAGTTTTTGAATTTCTTGCTGAATGAGCTTGTTGATATATTGGAAAAAGAGGCTCAAGCAACaaaaagtgataaagaatctttATCTCCTCCTGATACAGTAGCCAATGGGCCAAGAAATGGTCAGGTTAATGGTACTCAAAAAGAGCCATTAGTCACCTGGGTGCACAAAAATTTTCAG GGACTTCTCACCAACGAGACAAGGTGCTTGCGGTGTGAGACAGTGACAGCAAGGGATGAGACCTTTTTTGACTTGAGCCTTGATATCGAGCAGAACAGTTCAATAACCAGCTGTTTGAAGAACTTCAGTTCTACTGAGACATTGAATGCCGAGGATAAATTTTTCTGTGATAAGTGCTGCAG TTTGCAAGAAGCACAGAAAAGGATGAAGATAAAGAAGCCACCTCACATCTTGGTAATCCATCTAAAGCGTTTCAAATATATCGAACAGCTTGGACGCTACAAGAAGCTCTCTTATCGAGTTGTCTTCCCCCTTGAGCTGAAGCTGAGCAACACAGTAGAAGATGCAGACTCTGAGTACTCCCTGTTTGCTGTTGTTGTGCATGTCGGGAGTGGGCCAAACCATGGACACTACGTCAGTCTTGTGAAGAGCCATAACCACTGGTTATTTTTTGATGATGAGAATGTTGAGATGATAGATGAGTCTGCTGTGCAAACATTCTTTGGATCGGCGCAGGAATACTCGAGTAACACAGATCACGGGTACATCTTGTTCTACGAGAGCCTTGGCTCCAGCAATAAGAGCTAA